One Nitrospinota bacterium genomic region harbors:
- a CDS encoding YjbQ family protein: MRAHTEYLWFEIDKRRDYVNITDQVEAAVAASGIQEGLVFVSAMHITAAVYVNDAESGFIQDLDEMLESLAPFGRDYAHHRTGEDNGDAHLKSILVHHQVLVPVTDGHLDLGPWQQVYYAEFDGRRRKRVVIKVLGG, translated from the coding sequence ATGCGCGCCCATACGGAATATCTCTGGTTTGAGATCGACAAAAGGCGGGATTACGTAAATATAACCGATCAGGTCGAGGCTGCTGTGGCCGCGAGTGGCATCCAGGAGGGGCTCGTGTTTGTGAGCGCAATGCACATTACTGCGGCCGTCTACGTGAACGATGCCGAGTCCGGCTTCATCCAAGACCTCGATGAAATGCTCGAGTCACTCGCCCCTTTCGGCCGGGACTACGCCCACCACCGAACCGGTGAAGACAACGGCGACGCGCACCTAAAGAGCATCCTGGTCCATCATCAAGTCCTGGTACCTGTGACCGACGGCCACCTCGACCTGGGCCCGTGGCAGCAGGTCTACTACGCCGAATTCGACGGACGGCGACGCAAGCGGGTCGTGATCAAGGTGCTTGGGGGTTGA
- a CDS encoding MoaD/ThiS family protein yields MKRLTVDETNIEVRMVSMGRGVQKFVREKGINVGDFLDQMGVDQTMDFRVNGALSERSRPLEHGDQVLIVPKIKGG; encoded by the coding sequence ATGAAGCGGTTGACTGTCGACGAGACTAACATCGAGGTTCGGATGGTCTCGATGGGCCGGGGCGTCCAGAAGTTCGTCCGGGAGAAGGGTATCAACGTTGGTGATTTCCTCGACCAGATGGGTGTCGACCAAACCATGGACTTCCGTGTCAACGGCGCCCTGTCGGAACGGTCCCGGCCGCTGGAGCACGGCGACCAGGTGCTCATCGTCCCGAAAATCAAGGGCGGTTGA
- a CDS encoding radical SAM protein — translation MDPRFPAQQGSSLIQRNLFPTLIYGPVRSRRLGASLGINPLPLDVKLCSFNCPYCQFGWTGFYVGDVGEAPAELFPTVEAVGAALEDALEGLAADGTRIDSLTFAGNGEPTLHPEFSELVDVVAAVRDRLAPEVKLSILTSASTIHRPEVLEALNRLDERQVKLDAGDPETIQAVNLPHRPFDLQRMIAHISGLTDCIVQSMFVQGRVDNTTDDIVAAWIDKVEQIRPLAVQLYTLDRIPADTQLKIVPRDRLDAIAGWCQESTGVACEVY, via the coding sequence ATGGACCCAAGGTTTCCGGCCCAACAGGGCTCCTCTCTAATTCAGAGGAACCTCTTTCCCACCTTGATCTACGGGCCCGTGCGTTCCCGGCGCTTGGGGGCCTCGCTGGGCATTAACCCCCTGCCGCTCGACGTCAAACTATGCTCCTTTAATTGTCCCTACTGCCAGTTTGGCTGGACAGGATTCTACGTGGGCGATGTCGGTGAGGCTCCGGCCGAGCTCTTCCCGACCGTCGAGGCGGTCGGTGCGGCCCTGGAAGACGCCCTCGAGGGGCTGGCGGCCGACGGAACGCGCATCGACAGCCTCACCTTTGCGGGCAACGGCGAGCCGACCCTCCACCCCGAGTTCTCCGAGCTCGTTGACGTTGTGGCCGCCGTCCGAGACCGCCTGGCGCCGGAGGTAAAGCTCTCGATACTCACCAGTGCCTCGACCATCCATCGCCCCGAAGTCCTCGAGGCGCTCAATCGCCTGGATGAAAGGCAGGTGAAGCTTGACGCCGGCGACCCGGAGACCATCCAAGCTGTCAATCTACCCCACCGTCCCTTCGACCTCCAACGGATGATCGCCCACATTTCCGGCCTGACCGACTGCATAGTGCAGAGCATGTTCGTCCAGGGGCGGGTCGACAACACCACCGACGATATTGTTGCCGCCTGGATTGATAAGGTGGAGCAGATTCGTCCCCTCGCCGTCCAGCTTTACACGCTGGACCGTATTCCCGCCGACACTCAACTAAAGATAGTCCCTAGGGACCGTCTCGACGCCATAGCCGGTTGGTGTCAAGAGAGCACAGGGGTGGCCTGCGAGGTCTACTGA
- a CDS encoding ThiF family adenylyltransferase, producing the protein MDYFRQMDLVDQEALDIPMVVIGCGGIGSLTTLALAKMGCHNLTVYDDDIIEPHNLPNQVYRMEDTGKKKVDAIGDILHSYTGARITVRPERIAGQKLRGVVISGVDTMADRVRIWLDSVKLNPAVPLYIDARMGGEVTRIYSVRPVDPFHIQSYEATLYSDTEADPLTCTGRTIIYNTFAIAGIITSQVKKFLMGEPYHREILFDLHTLTLNHN; encoded by the coding sequence ATGGATTACTTCCGGCAGATGGACCTCGTTGATCAGGAGGCCCTCGACATCCCGATGGTGGTTATCGGGTGCGGGGGGATTGGATCGCTGACCACGCTTGCGCTCGCCAAGATGGGCTGTCACAATCTGACGGTCTACGACGACGACATCATTGAGCCTCACAACCTCCCAAACCAGGTCTACCGGATGGAGGACACGGGGAAGAAGAAGGTGGATGCCATCGGAGACATCCTGCACTCGTACACCGGAGCACGGATAACCGTCCGGCCCGAGCGAATAGCCGGCCAAAAGCTTCGGGGCGTCGTCATAAGTGGTGTGGACACCATGGCCGACCGGGTCCGGATCTGGCTCGATTCGGTCAAGTTAAATCCGGCCGTGCCCCTTTACATCGACGCCCGGATGGGGGGCGAGGTGACCCGGATATATTCCGTTCGCCCCGTCGACCCGTTCCATATCCAGTCGTACGAGGCGACGCTCTACAGCGACACCGAGGCCGATCCGCTGACCTGCACCGGACGGACAATTATCTACAACACCTTCGCGATTGCTGGTATCATAACCAGCCAGGTGAAGAAATTTCTCATGGGGGAGCCGTATCACCGGGAGATTCTCTTTGATCTCCACACTTTGACGCTCAACCACAATTGA
- a CDS encoding zinc ribbon domain-containing protein gives MPIYEYQCLGCEIQFEKLFLRPSDEAHCPSCDGTALERILSPTSLKTCDGFTSPEGYITKSDQKLGLNE, from the coding sequence ATGCCCATCTATGAGTACCAGTGTCTCGGGTGTGAAATCCAGTTCGAGAAGCTTTTCCTCCGCCCAAGCGACGAGGCCCATTGCCCCTCATGCGATGGAACGGCTTTGGAACGGATCCTCTCGCCCACCAGTCTGAAGACCTGCGACGGATTCACCTCCCCAGAGGGATACATTACCAAAAGCGACCAGAAGTTAGGTTTGAACGAGTGA
- a CDS encoding OFA family MFS transporter, translating to MNRWMIMFTGTAINIMLGVLYSWSIFVVPLSKKFGWTRAQLSWPFTMSIFTFALVMVAAGKWQDKVGPRIVCVTGGIIMGIGFILTSFVTSFPALVVTFGVIGGAGVACSYVTPVVTSMKWFPDKKGLAAGITVFGFGFGAFVFTPIAVVLIKNVGIMNSFLYLGFIWIIGVGGLGMLLRVPPPGYKPEGWDPPAPAVGVTDAVAVDWETRDMIKTPTFWLLWLAFLGNASVGIMVISMIAPYAKTLGISAETAAFFIGYLSITNGFGRIIAGWLSDAIGRTRAMVLIFSITTVNVFLLPIMAKTAAGYAVGLMICGASYGANFALFPAATGAFFGSKNLGGNYAAVFTAWGVGGVIGPQSKAAMLRKYSAGLSGEELVSARLQAYKIAFYIGTAMGILAVVTAVLCKPPGAPPEPAK from the coding sequence ATGAATCGTTGGATGATCATGTTTACCGGAACTGCGATTAATATCATGCTGGGAGTACTTTACTCCTGGAGCATTTTCGTGGTTCCACTTTCCAAGAAGTTTGGATGGACGCGGGCCCAGCTGAGCTGGCCGTTCACCATGTCAATCTTCACCTTCGCTCTAGTGATGGTGGCGGCCGGGAAGTGGCAGGATAAAGTCGGACCCCGGATCGTCTGCGTGACGGGCGGTATCATCATGGGGATCGGCTTCATCCTGACGAGCTTCGTCACGTCGTTTCCCGCCCTCGTGGTGACCTTCGGGGTCATCGGCGGGGCCGGGGTGGCCTGTAGCTACGTGACGCCCGTGGTTACATCCATGAAATGGTTCCCAGACAAGAAGGGGTTGGCCGCCGGCATCACAGTCTTTGGATTCGGATTCGGCGCCTTCGTCTTCACGCCAATCGCGGTGGTCCTCATCAAGAATGTGGGCATCATGAACTCCTTCTTGTACCTGGGCTTCATCTGGATAATCGGCGTCGGCGGTTTGGGCATGCTCCTGCGAGTCCCTCCCCCGGGCTATAAGCCTGAGGGCTGGGATCCTCCGGCCCCGGCGGTCGGAGTCACGGACGCGGTTGCGGTGGACTGGGAGACTAGGGATATGATTAAGACCCCGACCTTCTGGTTGCTGTGGCTTGCCTTCCTCGGCAACGCCAGCGTGGGCATCATGGTGATTTCGATGATCGCGCCCTACGCCAAGACGTTGGGAATCAGCGCGGAGACGGCGGCCTTCTTCATCGGCTACCTCTCCATCACCAACGGCTTCGGACGCATCATCGCCGGGTGGCTCTCCGACGCCATCGGGCGGACCAGGGCCATGGTGCTCATCTTCTCCATCACGACGGTGAACGTATTCCTGCTGCCGATTATGGCGAAGACAGCCGCCGGATATGCAGTCGGCCTGATGATCTGCGGCGCTTCCTACGGGGCGAACTTCGCCCTCTTCCCCGCGGCCACGGGGGCGTTCTTTGGCTCGAAGAACCTCGGGGGTAACTACGCCGCCGTCTTCACCGCATGGGGTGTCGGAGGCGTCATTGGACCGCAGTCCAAGGCCGCGATGTTGCGGAAGTACTCCGCCGGCCTCTCAGGCGAGGAGCTTGTGAGCGCGAGGCTCCAGGCTTACAAGATTGCCTTCTACATTGGGACGGCCATGGGAATTCTGGCCGTGGTCACGGCGGTCCTCTGCAAGCCTCCAGGGGCGCCACCGGAGCCGGCTAAGTAA
- a CDS encoding class I SAM-dependent methyltransferase, with the protein MASILGSVLFYLIVTVALLIMILYVLPVAGAFFFTGGSTFVPTSKQKIEKVLDLVPMAPGALVIDLGCGDGRFLLAAERRYDVEAVGYDINLTAYLLARLNILLHRARARVYLKNFRKVDLGQADYIFCYLFPDVLPALKRKFDAELKAGCVVVSCDYLIEEWREPEVVSYPVNNKEEKIYIYRV; encoded by the coding sequence ATGGCCTCTATTTTGGGTTCAGTGCTTTTCTATCTTATTGTTACCGTGGCTCTGCTGATCATGATCCTGTACGTCCTCCCCGTGGCAGGCGCCTTCTTCTTCACCGGCGGGAGCACCTTCGTTCCTACAAGCAAGCAAAAGATTGAGAAGGTCCTGGACCTTGTTCCCATGGCCCCAGGGGCGTTGGTGATTGATTTGGGATGTGGCGACGGGCGATTTCTCTTGGCAGCCGAGCGGCGCTACGATGTGGAGGCCGTAGGGTATGATATTAATTTGACGGCCTACCTCCTCGCCCGGCTGAACATCCTGTTGCATCGAGCTCGGGCGCGTGTTTACCTCAAGAACTTTCGAAAAGTAGACCTGGGCCAGGCTGATTACATCTTCTGCTACCTCTTTCCCGACGTGCTTCCAGCCCTGAAGCGTAAATTTGACGCAGAGCTGAAGGCCGGTTGTGTGGTGGTCTCTTGTGACTACCTAATTGAGGAATGGAGGGAGCCGGAGGTCGTCTCCTACCCGGTGAATAACAAAGAGGAAAAGATATACATCTATCGCGTTTGA
- a CDS encoding DUF1059 domain-containing protein, whose product MALVVNCRDVGADCDFEARADTEEELFKILTEHAKSGHGMEDIPPELVERVRAVIRVE is encoded by the coding sequence ATGGCGTTGGTAGTCAATTGCAGGGACGTTGGGGCGGATTGTGATTTTGAGGCCCGCGCGGATACTGAAGAAGAGCTTTTTAAAATTCTCACTGAACACGCCAAAAGTGGCCATGGGATGGAGGACATTCCGCCGGAGCTCGTCGAAAGAGTACGGGCTGTCATCCGCGTGGAATAG
- a CDS encoding FG-GAP repeat protein, with protein MRPVFRTRTIVAIGLLIFAVGACRNLARVAIPDPKPVPPDSRRTRMAQERAIDLGTVNRGYALLGLDDKQIDYLGGIFPRSIVSGDLNGDGLADIALGASYSSAYTGVAKGTGGVYVIYGSKAVMRRRDLATQADLIITGRGQGGGYSLAMGDLNGDGLDDLAIGAPYADGFVKFRKNKEGLVYVFLGGNKLVGHLDIGRDADFIISGADTLEFAGASLAMGDLTGDGLDELIIGVPISSFGPEWSRRQAGAIYIVNGQKNFPARIDLKESADSIIFGVDAGERAGTALATGDFNGDGHADLLIGAPMSTPEVDGYPRKEAGTAYLLYGQVQMPRDIDLKSDANVRFLGSERDDGVGYSVAMGDINGDGIDDVILGAPTARHLNVIRREDLKDVLGRSESDQLGQAAFNKGADGGAEGEVYVVFGGKSAPAVIDLLSQAHITLYGNQYDEDFSGDTNFIGVGEDAGFAVAAGDINGDGIDDVLVGAPFGAAQVTATEQVGRVYGFYGSKGLAGTFGLARHTDFVLYGHRSGYRTGAAVGVADINGDGKGDLLIGAPRAPSLLTRKISGRAYVIYSQ; from the coding sequence ATGAGACCTGTATTTCGTACAAGAACGATTGTGGCGATTGGACTTCTTATATTCGCCGTGGGCGCATGCCGGAACCTTGCGAGAGTGGCCATCCCGGACCCGAAGCCAGTGCCCCCGGACAGCCGTCGTACGCGCATGGCCCAAGAGCGGGCCATAGATTTAGGCACCGTCAACCGAGGCTATGCCCTGCTTGGGCTCGACGATAAACAGATCGACTACCTGGGCGGCATCTTCCCCCGGAGCATCGTCTCAGGAGACCTTAACGGGGATGGGTTGGCCGACATCGCGCTCGGGGCGTCTTATTCATCGGCCTATACTGGTGTGGCCAAAGGCACCGGCGGGGTGTACGTAATTTACGGCAGCAAAGCCGTTATGCGAAGGCGCGACCTGGCGACGCAGGCGGACCTCATCATCACCGGCAGAGGCCAGGGTGGAGGCTATTCCTTGGCGATGGGGGACCTCAACGGCGACGGATTGGATGATCTGGCCATTGGCGCTCCATACGCCGATGGGTTTGTCAAGTTCCGGAAAAATAAAGAAGGGCTGGTCTATGTATTTTTGGGCGGCAATAAGCTCGTCGGCCACCTGGACATCGGGAGGGATGCCGACTTCATCATCTCGGGCGCTGACACCCTCGAATTTGCGGGAGCCTCCCTGGCGATGGGGGACCTCACCGGCGATGGGCTGGATGAGCTAATTATCGGTGTGCCCATCAGCTCCTTTGGCCCGGAATGGAGCCGCAGACAGGCGGGAGCCATTTACATCGTCAACGGACAAAAGAACTTTCCGGCCCGAATCGACCTCAAAGAATCCGCCGACTCGATTATCTTCGGCGTCGATGCCGGCGAGCGAGCAGGCACCGCGTTGGCGACGGGCGACTTCAACGGCGACGGGCACGCGGACCTCCTTATCGGCGCCCCGATGTCTACCCCCGAGGTGGACGGGTATCCCCGCAAAGAGGCCGGTACGGCTTATCTCCTCTACGGTCAAGTTCAAATGCCTCGGGATATTGACCTGAAAAGCGACGCCAACGTCCGATTCTTAGGCTCCGAGCGGGATGACGGCGTAGGCTACAGCGTAGCCATGGGAGATATAAACGGAGACGGCATCGACGATGTGATTCTAGGCGCCCCTACGGCCCGCCACCTAAACGTCATACGGCGAGAAGACCTCAAAGACGTATTGGGCCGAAGTGAGTCCGATCAACTCGGACAAGCAGCCTTTAACAAAGGCGCCGACGGAGGGGCTGAGGGCGAGGTCTACGTAGTATTCGGCGGCAAGAGCGCCCCGGCCGTCATTGACCTGCTGAGCCAGGCGCACATAACCCTCTACGGCAACCAGTACGATGAGGATTTTTCCGGCGATACCAATTTTATAGGGGTCGGCGAAGATGCAGGATTCGCCGTGGCCGCTGGGGACATCAATGGCGACGGCATCGATGACGTTCTCGTCGGTGCGCCCTTCGGGGCAGCTCAGGTCACGGCGACCGAACAGGTCGGTCGCGTCTATGGGTTCTACGGCTCAAAGGGCCTCGCCGGCACCTTTGGCCTCGCCCGCCACACGGACTTCGTCCTCTACGGCCACAGAAGCGGATACCGAACGGGCGCCGCCGTTGGGGTGGCCGACATCAATGGCGACGGGAAAGGCGACCTCCTGATCGGAGCCCCCCGAGCTCCGAGTCTTCTGACCAGGAAGATTTCAGGCAGGGCCTACGTAATATATAGCCAGTAG
- a CDS encoding alpha/beta fold hydrolase, whose protein sequence is MRRPSTLPPLSPWTLLLCGLTLLMGGCQGIPSYLSPTGRFSKPPRIIEAHSTETDDGWTLALKRYRRAGNTGLLGPVVLCHGFSTNGFFWDLDEAHSLARYLADRDFDVWVVSLRGAGASTKPGFSAIKGIITTRLADLPATISRSTLDPKKFNWTVDDYIDHDVPAIISYVTGATGRPKLWWVGHSMGGMILFAHLERVDEARVAGFVAVASPMAIPQPPNDILQGILKQSWLLKLSALAVNATLPAKLASPLGGAVQTPLDALFYNRDNMDRATITRQFFIGVEDISTAVLDQFNQMIRTGEFKRADGSYNYTRNLGKVTVPVLLVSGQVDNLAPPEVVRFAYDQVSSTDKTYRMFGRINGYRANYGHNDLVLGIRARDEVFPLIADWLTERAGP, encoded by the coding sequence GTGCGACGGCCCAGTACGCTTCCACCGTTGTCCCCATGGACCCTCCTGCTCTGTGGGCTCACCCTACTTATGGGTGGCTGCCAGGGAATCCCCAGCTATCTGTCGCCCACGGGGCGTTTCTCCAAGCCTCCGCGCATCATCGAGGCCCACTCAACGGAGACCGATGACGGCTGGACCCTGGCGCTCAAGCGGTACCGGCGGGCGGGAAACACTGGGCTCCTCGGGCCCGTGGTGCTATGCCACGGCTTCTCCACGAACGGGTTCTTTTGGGACCTCGACGAGGCCCATAGCCTTGCCCGCTACCTGGCCGACCGCGACTTCGACGTATGGGTAGTGTCCCTCCGGGGAGCGGGCGCCAGCACGAAGCCTGGGTTCAGCGCCATCAAAGGCATAATCACCACGCGTCTGGCCGATCTGCCGGCCACCATCTCGCGGTCCACCCTCGACCCCAAAAAGTTCAACTGGACGGTGGACGACTATATCGACCACGATGTGCCCGCCATCATCTCCTACGTGACCGGGGCCACAGGCCGGCCGAAGCTATGGTGGGTCGGCCACTCGATGGGGGGGATGATCCTCTTCGCCCACCTTGAGCGGGTGGACGAGGCCCGTGTGGCGGGCTTCGTGGCTGTGGCCAGCCCTATGGCCATACCCCAGCCGCCCAACGACATCCTTCAGGGCATCCTCAAGCAGTCCTGGTTGCTGAAGCTCTCGGCCTTGGCTGTTAATGCAACGCTCCCCGCGAAGCTCGCCTCGCCCCTGGGCGGAGCGGTGCAGACGCCCCTTGACGCCCTCTTCTACAACCGCGACAACATGGATCGGGCCACCATCACCAGGCAATTCTTTATCGGGGTGGAAGATATCTCGACGGCCGTCCTCGACCAGTTCAACCAAATGATTCGAACGGGCGAGTTCAAGCGGGCCGACGGCTCCTACAACTACACGAGGAACCTCGGCAAGGTCACGGTTCCGGTGCTGCTGGTGTCGGGCCAGGTGGACAACCTCGCTCCGCCCGAGGTCGTCCGCTTCGCTTACGATCAGGTGTCGAGCACGGATAAGACCTACCGAATGTTCGGCCGCATCAACGGCTACCGGGCCAACTACGGCCACAACGACCTCGTGCTCGGCATACGCGCCCGAGACGAGGTCTTCCCCCTCATCGCCGACTGGCTCACCGAGAGGGCCGGCCCCTAG
- a CDS encoding glycosyltransferase, with protein MLWALFVFLSLAFVGLVWMSRLRETFVAPRRDPFLTPDPDSEGELPVSVIVPARDEEANIAHCLTSLLAQSAPPAEILVVDDRSTDGTARVVRALASEEPRLRLLATEGLPEGWTGKNNACRVGYEASTQPWLLFTDADSTHAPGSLASALAFAEEHKLDALSLLPRLEARSFWEQVVQPMLGGVCVLWYPALRVNDPSDPTVFASGQYFLVRREAYLAIGGHNECRGALLEDIAMARALKKSQRRFFLGYGTAMVTTRMYTSLGDLWAGWLRIFVHLFERRAQPAISGLLQAFFGGLWPFVWLVAGGGLTWVVAATTCGLLSATLWRSYRLQGMSPYASLASPLASLVLVGLMANVAWVCAMGGAVVWRGRLYRPEAG; from the coding sequence GTGCTCTGGGCTCTCTTCGTCTTTCTCTCTCTCGCCTTTGTCGGGCTCGTCTGGATGAGCAGGCTTCGAGAGACTTTCGTCGCCCCTCGCCGCGACCCGTTCCTCACCCCCGACCCGGATTCTGAGGGCGAACTGCCCGTAAGCGTCATTGTCCCGGCGAGAGACGAGGAGGCCAACATCGCTCACTGCCTCACCTCCCTGCTCGCTCAATCCGCCCCCCCGGCGGAGATTCTTGTCGTGGACGACCGCTCGACCGACGGGACCGCCAGGGTGGTGAGAGCCCTGGCCTCAGAAGAACCCCGCTTGCGGCTCCTAGCCACAGAAGGGCTCCCGGAGGGCTGGACGGGCAAGAACAACGCCTGCCGCGTGGGCTACGAGGCGTCAACCCAACCCTGGCTGCTCTTCACCGACGCCGACTCCACCCACGCCCCCGGAAGCCTCGCCTCAGCGCTGGCCTTCGCCGAGGAGCACAAGCTCGACGCCTTGAGCCTCCTACCCAGGCTCGAAGCCCGCTCCTTCTGGGAGCAGGTGGTGCAGCCCATGCTGGGCGGGGTCTGCGTGCTCTGGTACCCGGCCCTCCGAGTCAACGACCCCTCCGACCCGACCGTCTTCGCCAGCGGCCAGTATTTCCTCGTCCGGCGTGAGGCCTATTTAGCTATCGGGGGCCACAACGAGTGCCGCGGAGCCCTCCTGGAGGACATCGCCATGGCCAGAGCATTGAAGAAGAGCCAGCGGCGGTTCTTCCTAGGTTATGGCACGGCCATGGTGACAACGCGCATGTACACCTCCCTTGGCGATCTCTGGGCCGGCTGGCTCCGCATCTTCGTACACCTCTTCGAGCGCAGGGCGCAACCGGCTATCAGCGGCTTACTTCAGGCTTTCTTCGGGGGCTTGTGGCCCTTCGTCTGGCTCGTGGCGGGAGGTGGCCTCACGTGGGTCGTCGCCGCCACCACCTGCGGGCTTCTTTCGGCCACCCTTTGGCGAAGCTACCGGCTTCAGGGGATGAGTCCCTACGCCTCACTGGCAAGCCCACTGGCGAGCCTAGTGTTGGTTGGCCTGATGGCCAACGTGGCCTGGGTTTGCGCCATGGGTGGGGCGGTAGTATGGCGTGGCCGCCTCTACCGGCCGGAGGCGGGCTGA
- a CDS encoding holo-ACP synthase: MRGAVVGTGIDMVGIERFRRAIDRHGERFLKRVFTHRERNECSGRADPARHLAARFAAKEAVFKALGTGWARGVGWRDVEVTADDYGRPVCTLRGAAQAHLEGLGGQTVLVSLAHEGDMAVAQAVAVG; encoded by the coding sequence ATGCGAGGAGCCGTGGTGGGCACCGGGATCGATATGGTGGGGATCGAGCGATTCCGAAGGGCTATAGACCGCCACGGCGAGCGCTTCTTAAAGCGTGTATTCACCCACCGTGAGAGGAACGAGTGCTCCGGGCGGGCCGACCCTGCCCGGCACCTCGCGGCCCGCTTCGCCGCGAAGGAAGCGGTCTTCAAGGCTCTCGGGACCGGGTGGGCCCGGGGGGTCGGCTGGCGCGACGTCGAAGTCACCGCCGACGACTACGGACGACCGGTCTGCACGCTTAGGGGCGCCGCCCAGGCCCATCTCGAGGGCCTCGGCGGCCAAACCGTCCTGGTCTCATTGGCCCACGAGGGCGACATGGCAGTGGCCCAGGCCGTAGCGGTTGGATGA
- a CDS encoding beta-ketoacyl-[acyl-carrier-protein] synthase family protein, which yields MARGRSARRVAVTGVGLITPIGTGLDAVWSACCEGVSGVAEVSSYDASTFPVRIGAEVKDFNPRQHIDRKALKLMRRSVQLGVASTSLAWADSGLDVGEVDPVRTGVYIGAGGGKMTDTEDFFPAVSDTLGPEGEVDIKAFGDKVLEKINPLWLLTVLPNNALSFTSIAVNAQGPNMNIVNAGVSGAQSVGEAAKAIETGRCIVAVAGAYDSLIHGKEMLDYWRLGLLAPSNDEPPETVCRPFDARRRGTVAAEGAGALVLEEWEHARARRARIYGEVVGYGCATADTGLIELGADGAEVARAIGQALADAGRQPEEVGYINAHGNATVASDATEAAGITLALGACVGRVPVSSTKSMMGHTMAASGTIEAVISLAALSDQTVPPTINYTESDPACDLDVVAGAARPHPFDLALSISRGLGGHCVVLALAAAEDS from the coding sequence GTGGCTAGGGGCCGAAGCGCTCGACGGGTGGCCGTAACCGGCGTGGGGCTCATCACCCCCATAGGCACTGGCCTCGACGCCGTCTGGTCCGCCTGCTGCGAGGGCGTCTCGGGTGTCGCCGAGGTCTCTAGCTACGACGCCTCGACCTTCCCGGTGCGCATAGGAGCGGAGGTCAAGGACTTCAACCCCCGGCAGCACATCGACCGCAAGGCGCTTAAGCTGATGCGCCGTTCAGTCCAGTTAGGCGTCGCCTCCACATCCTTGGCCTGGGCCGACAGCGGCCTTGATGTTGGTGAGGTCGACCCGGTTCGGACCGGGGTATACATCGGCGCCGGCGGGGGGAAGATGACCGACACCGAGGACTTCTTCCCCGCCGTGTCCGATACCCTGGGGCCCGAAGGAGAGGTGGACATCAAGGCCTTCGGGGATAAGGTGCTGGAGAAAATAAACCCGCTGTGGCTTCTTACGGTGCTGCCCAACAACGCGCTGTCGTTCACTTCCATCGCAGTCAACGCTCAGGGGCCGAACATGAACATCGTCAACGCCGGGGTCTCAGGCGCTCAAAGCGTCGGCGAGGCGGCCAAGGCTATTGAGACCGGCCGGTGTATCGTGGCAGTTGCCGGGGCCTACGATTCCCTCATCCACGGCAAGGAGATGCTCGACTACTGGCGGCTGGGGCTGCTTGCCCCGAGCAATGACGAGCCTCCGGAGACCGTTTGCCGGCCTTTCGACGCCCGCCGCCGAGGAACGGTTGCAGCCGAGGGGGCGGGCGCCCTCGTCCTCGAAGAATGGGAGCACGCCCGCGCCCGCCGGGCGCGCATCTACGGCGAAGTGGTGGGCTACGGATGTGCCACCGCCGATACGGGGCTCATCGAGCTCGGAGCAGACGGAGCCGAGGTAGCACGGGCCATCGGTCAGGCCCTCGCCGATGCAGGCCGCCAGCCCGAGGAGGTCGGCTACATTAACGCCCACGGCAACGCAACCGTCGCCAGCGACGCCACCGAAGCGGCAGGCATCACGCTGGCTCTCGGGGCATGCGTCGGCCGGGTGCCGGTCAGCTCTACCAAGAGCATGATGGGTCACACAATGGCCGCCAGCGGCACAATCGAGGCGGTCATCTCCCTCGCGGCACTGAGCGACCAGACCGTCCCGCCCACCATCAACTACACCGAGTCCGATCCGGCCTGCGACCTCGATGTGGTGGCAGGCGCCGCCCGGCCCCACCCCTTCGACCTCGCCCTGTCCATCTCCCGGGGCCTTGGAGGCCACTGCGTTGTTTTGGCCCTGGCGGCCGCCGAGGACTCCTAG